GGTATCTTCTAAATGCCTTAATGAAAAACGCTTACATGCATAGAGTGTTAAATCTACCCAATTTGGAAAATAGATTAAACTTAGATTCTTCAGTTTGGGTAGTTAAGGAAGGGGTTTCGGATTTTGATAAACTGCTACCAGATTTTGATGAATATTGGAATAGGATTGAACCAGTTACCTTTAATCTGAAATTTGCCAATGGAAATTGCTCCGAGGCTTGGGCAGGCTTTAGAAACGGTCTAATAACTGAAGGGAATCACACTATAGTTGGAAACACCATGTATGATGGTGTTGAGTTTTACAGGTTTTATAAAGATACATTAGAAACTTTATCAAGTTGTCAGAATAATGACGAATACTCTAAGTTAGGTTGTTGTTGTAGGATTCATTACTATTACTACCCGGAAGAAAAGAAAAAACATGATGAATGGATAGACCAAAAAGGGTATCCACCACCGCCACCGCCGCCTATGCCAGAAATTCTTAGATTTGGAGGTGATCCTAAATGTCTCCCTTATAATCTTCCTTTTTCTGAAAAGTGGAAACAACGGATGGATTATTATTTGTTGGCCCTGGATACAGAAACAAGGGAAGTGTATTTTATCAGCGGCAAAAATATCTACTTGACAAAGGCTGCTCACCTTTATCCTCCGGTAAACAAGGAATTGCCCGCCAGTATAAAAGACTGGGCTAAACCCTATAAACTTGAGTATATAAAGGACCGACTTTATGCTTATCAGGTGCCGATAGTGACTGAGGAAAATATTGTGACTCAAGACGAAGAAAAAATGGTCTTGGAGGTAACAGGAATGGAATATGGAAAAGAGATAAAACTAAGAGTAACTTTTAATAACGCGGCCCCTGAAGAACTGGAAATCGAAAACATTACAAAATAATATTAAGCTTGATCATCGGATGTATTTATCAATTGGATACTTTTTTAATTAACCAATCGAAAACATTGATATTAAAACCTTTTGATATGAAAACTGTAAAAATATTCCTCGCCATCCTACTATCTTGTATAATAACGCCCCTCTCCGCCACCATCCAAATCACCACCACCCCAATTTCGGAATTTTCTTTATCCAACATGGGCCTTATGTCTGGTAATGCAAGTAGTATGGGGGCCTCATTTATGTTAATTCCTCGACATGTTAATTTAATTCGATCAAGAGTGAATAGTCCAGGGCATTAATAACTTTATTCGGTTCACGGCATTACGGTAGAGAGCTTACGGCTTTATGTGCAAAAAAAATAGAATAAAGTTTAATGAAAAAAAGAATAAAATGAAAAAATTAGTAAATGTAATAATTCTGCTCGTTGTCTTTGCGCAAGCATCAAAATGTCAAAAATTAAGCAATTATCTTGAATTAACTTTCTCTGTTGATACAACCACTGTTGGTTTTTTAGATCCGATAGGATACAATTTTACGGTTAAAAACAAATCAAAAAAGGAGCTTAATATAGTTAAGCCTACGCCTTCTTTTTATAATCCAATCATAGAATTTAGGGAAATAAATGAGGAGAAATGGGAAAAAATATATAACAGAAGCTCTGATGCAAGTGGAATGATTACTATACCTCAGGTTGTATTGGCAGCAAAAGGTGAAACTGAAATAAGTTGGAGGTTCATTGGGTTTATTGAAGAAAAAGAGACTTTAGGAAAAAATAAAGGGTATTGTTTTGAAGAAGGGAAGACTTACGTTTTAAGAGGGATTTATTGCCCAGGTTTAACACTAAAAGAAGGGAAAGTTTACTCTAATGAAGTTATAATAAAAATTAGGGAATATACAGACACAGATAAAATGGCAGTTGATTGGTTAAAGGAACTACCAATTCCGCATTTTTTATTTAAATCAGGTTGGGTAAATGAAGAAAGAAGAAAGGAAGCAGAGCATATAATTGAAAATTTTCCAGATTCAAAATTCAAAGAATGGGCAGAATTGCTGTTGGCAATCCAAAGTTATTTTGATGAGATTCAAAGGAACCTTAATGTTCCAGAACTAAATGAAAACGATCTTCAAAAATACTTTGAAAAAATTATTTCAGAAAAGAAAGAAATCATTAAACAGTTTGAAGGTTTGTTTGATCAGTCAAATCAGATTCAAATTCAAAAATCATGTGAATATTATGTTACGATGTTAAAAAAAGATATTGAAATGATAGAAATCTATCTTTCTGCAGAGGAATAATTTGATATAATTATTGGGTGATTGATTTTGCCTGAAAATGAAAACAATAAAAAATACCAAAATGAAATCTAAACGACACAAACTGGATTTATCAATACAAAGTAATAAGTGTTTTTTTATCACTATTATAATGATGTTGTTTTATTCTCTTCCCCTCTCCGCCACCATCCAAATCACCTCCACCCCAATGCATATGCGGTGAAGGAGGAGAAGGAAGCATAGAAATAGAAGCCACCGGAGATGCAGGCCCATTTACTTTTGAATGGGTGGGGCCAAATGGCGTTATCCCGGAGGAAACCGAGCAAAATTTAACAGGATAACTGAAGCCGGTTTTTATTCCGTCATTGTCACCAATGCTTATGGCTGCCAAACGTCTCTTGGGCCGGTGGAGATTGTTATGTGTCCGGGCATAGATGAACTCAATATCGAAAGCACTCCAACCTGCGAAAATGAAATGGACGGAAGTATTCATCTTGCTGTAACAGGAGGCATTGCCCCATTCACTTACCAATGGAGCAACGGAGCGACCTCCGCAAACCTTTCTGGCATTCCCGGCGGTACTTATAGTGTCACCGTCACAGATGCGAATGGATGTACCGCCACGGGAGAAGAAACTGTTACAGAGTACCCCGTTCCACAAATAGATGCAGATATAATGCTGTCTTCCTGTGCAAATATTGCGAATGGAGAAATATCATTGAATATTAACAGTGCAATTCCCTATCAAATCGAATGGAGTAATGGTGCTACAACAGCTACATTGTCCAACCTGACGGGAGGAGATTACACTGTTACCGTCACGGACGATAATGGCTGCTTGGTTTCTGAAATTTTCTCCACCCTCCCTACCGAACCACAAGCCGAAATGCCCTATATCAAAAAAGTCCAGGTCTTCTCCGAAGCCGTCTCCAACGGCACCCAAACCCTCATCTATGATGGTGAATGGGTCCCCGCTTCCTCCGGTTGTATTGTTTTTACCGGCGGTATGGAGAGTATTAGTGATGAGTTGTTTGCGAGTATGGATAATGGAGATCAGATGTTTTATATTGAAGCAACAACAAGTAAAATCTTAGACGATTTGAATCTTGTTGTGGGAGGGATCCCAGCTTATGATCCTGGGGGGGGGGAGGAGAATTTTGGACTTTCACGATTATAGAAGGTTATGTTGATTTATTTGTTTCGGATGGAACCTTACAAGCGGGTTTACTATTCTTAGGGCAAGATGAAACAGGTAACGATCTAGTTGAATTACCCCCGATATCTGAAGCACCCCACAAAAAAAAATTCGAAGGACAAGGCCTGCCTGCTCCGCCGGAAGGCCTGGGCGATCTGAATTACTTTTATACTGAAACAAAAACATAAGGCCGACCACCTTGGGCGTTGGATTTTTGTGCTTTGGTAGAATGTGGAAATTTTGGATTTTGGGAATAATATTGGATATATTGATTTGTGAAAAGGAATGGGTTATTTTTGGTCGGGTGATATGATGAGCGTCATTGGGGGGTGTGCTTTGGACAATCGGAGGTAGCCGATTTAGAATTCGGGTGCTCCAGAACCATTGTCGTTTACTTACTATCGGGTGAGACCTCTTACTCGGGTGAAAAGGGTGCCGTGCCGCTGGCATTTGGTTTGTTTTTTGCTTTTTGGGAACGGCGGTGCCTCTCGTAAAGGGATATCGTGCCTCTGGCACTCCGTTTATTTGGTGGTAATAGTACTCAGGGCCGCAGCGTTCAGCGGAGGCTGGCGAGGGACGAGCAGTACCAGGGATGGGAGCGATAGCGGACAGCCCGGCGCCGAACACAGTGAAGGCGGGGACCCAAGAGGAACTGAAATTTTACCTGAGCCTCAAACTTGACTTTTATTTTAATTACCCTTACTTTTACCCCTTCAATACGAATAAAATTATGTGTTCTTCATTTTACATTATTAACAGCATTATTATTATCGGATTGCCCGACAATCTGTGAGTTGCTGTATGATGTAAAAACAAAAAAGCGCTGGCAGATTGAAATTTGCCGGCGCTTTTTTATTTGGGGCGAGAAGTTCCAGGAGTTCATTCCGTACCACCAGTAGGGAGAAGGCGTAGGGTGCGCAAAGGTTTCTCCGCGTCCTCTGCGCCTTCTCTGCGAACTCCGCGGTTAAATTCTGCCGTTTAAAATTTTATGAACACCCCTAATTCGTAATTAATACACTACTTAATTATCTTTGCGCAGTTTTTAAAAAAATGAGACAAAATGTACCAGGAGTTTAAGAATCTTGATCTGCCGAAAATCGATGCCGAAATGTTACGCTTTTGGGAGGAGAACGACATCTTCCATAAAAGTGTCAATCAACGCGACCCGGAAAACAGCTGGGTCTTTTATGAAGGCCCGCCATCCGCTAACGGAAAGCCGGGGATTCACCACGTTATGGCGCGAACCATCAAGGATCTTTTCTGCCGCTACCGCAGCATGAAAGGACAGCGTGTGCAACGTAAGGGCGGCTGGGATACCCACGGACTTCCGGTGGAACTGGGGGTAGAGAAAGACCTGGGCATTACCAAGGAAGATATTGGGAAAACCATCACCATTGCCGAATACAACCGACACTGCCGCGAGTCGGTGATGCGCTACAAGGATATGTGGGATGACATCACCCGCAAGATGGGGTATTGGGTGGACCTGGACGATCCCTATATCACCTATAAAAACGAATATATCGAATCGGTCTGGTGGCTGCTGAGACAACTTTACGACAAAGGACTCCTGTACAAAGGGTTCACCATTCAGCCGTATTCTCCTGCTGCAGGAACCGGATTGAGCTCTCACGAGCTTAATATGCCGGGAGCCTACCAGATGATCAAAGATACTTCGGCTATTGCTCAATTTAAGGTGAAAGGCTCGGAAAATGAATACTTCCTCGCCTGGACAACCACGCCATGGACGCTGCCTTCCAATACGGCCCTGGCTGTTGGAAAAAATATCACTTATGTAAAAGTAAGGACTTACAACCGGTACACCCAGGTACCGACGACCGTCATCCTGGCCAAAGATCGTTTGTCTTTTTATTTTTCCGAAGCCAATCCTGACCTCCAGCCTGAAGAGGTTAAGGCCAATAATAAACCTATTCCTTATATCGAAATAATCGGCGAGGTCAAAGGCGCCGAACTTGAAGGCATGGAATTTGAACAACTCATGCCTTACGTTCAACCCGACAAGCCGGCTTTTAGAGTTTTGATCGGCGATTTCGTTTCTACCACCGACGGTACGGGTATCGTACACATTGCCCCTACCTTTGGTGCCGATGACTTTATGGTGGCCAAGAAAAACGACATTCCGCCATTGATGGTCAAGGATGCCAATGGTAAGGCCATTCCTTTGGTGGACGACCAGGGAAGATTTGTGCCCGAGGTGACTGATTTCGCCGGTCGTTATGTCAAAGATTACGGACAGGTGGAAGAACGCCCGGTGGATGTGGATATCGTGATCAAATTGAAGGAGGAAAATAAACTCTTCCTTTCAGAAAAATACGAACACTCCTATCCGCACTGCTGGCGGACCGACAGACCCGTTTTATACTACCCGCTCGACAGCTGGTTTATCCGTGCTTCGGCGGCCAAGGAAAGGATGTTTGAACTCAATGATTCCATCAACTGGAAGCCCAAGTCAACCGGGGACGGTCGTTTCGGGAAATGGCTCGAAAACCTCCAGGACTGGAACCTTTCCCGTTCCCGCTACTGGGGCATCCCATTGCCTATCTGGAGAACGGAAGATGGCAAATATGAAAAATGTATCGGTTCGGTAGAAGAATTGAAGGAAGAAATCAAGCGGGCCAATGAAAAGCTGGGTAAAAACCAGGTATCCCCTGAAGATCTGCACCGTCCTTTCATTGACGATGTGGTCCTGGTGGCCGATAATGGTGAGCCGATGACCCGTGAGACAGACCTCATCGATGTATGGTTTGACAGTGGTGCCATGCCTTATGCCCAGTGGCATTATCCTTTTGAAAATAAAGAAGTTTTCGAACGCAGCTTTCCCGCTGATTTTATCGCTGAGGGAGTGGATCAGACAAGAGGATGGTTTTATACCTTACATGCCATCGCTACCATGGTTTTTGATAAAGTAGCATTCAAAACCGTAGTATCCAACGGATTGGTACAGGATAAAGAAGGCAAAAAAATGTCGAAACGACTCGGCAATGCGGTGGAGCCTTTTGAAACCATCGAAACTTACGGAGCCGATGCTACCCGCTGGTATATGCTCTCGAATGCACAAGCCTGGGACAACCTCAAATTTGACCTGGCCGGACTGGATGAGGTGCGCCGTAAATTTTTCGGAACGCTCTACAATACCTATGCTTTCTTTGTGCTTTACGCCAATGTGGATCAATTTAAATATACAGAAGCCGATATCCCGCTGGAAAAAAGGCCTGAAATCGACAGATGGATCATTTCGTTGCTGAATACCCTGGTGCAGGAAGTGGATGCAGAATACGGGAATTACGAAGCCACGAATGCTGCCCGAAAGATCATGACCTTTGTCGATGATCACCTCAGCAACTGGTACGTGCGCCTTTGTCGCCGCCGGTTCTGGAAAGGCGATTATTCCGAAGATAAGATCGCTGCCTACCAGACCCTTTATGAATGCCTGGTAACCATCATGAAACTGATGGCTCCGCTGGCTCCTTTTTTCAGCGACTGGATGTTCCGTAATCTGAATAGCGTCACGGGAAAAGAGAATCTTGAATCGATCCACCTGGCTGACTTTCCAAAGGCTGATGAATCCGTGATCGATAAAGCGCTGGAAGAGCGTATGGATTATGCCCAGCGTATTGCTTCCCTGGTCTTGTCCTTGCGCAAGAAAGATAAAATGCGGGTGCGTCAGCCATTGAAGCGGATTTTGCTGCCTGTTCTGAATGACAATTTCCGAGAACAGGTGGATGGGGTGAAAGACCTGATCCTCGCAGAGGTCAATGTCAAGGAACTCGAATACATTGTCGATACAAGCGGGGTGATCAGTAAAAAAGTGAAGCCCAATTTCAAAACCCTCGGCAAACGCCTGGGCAAGGATATGAAAGAGGCCATGGACGTGATCTCTGCCTTGGGGCAGGAGGAGATTGGGCTCATTGAAAAAACGGGAACTTTCGCTTTATCGGTCAATGGCGCCACTTACGATCTTACCCTGGAAGATTTTGAAATCCTCACTGAAGACATTCCCGGATGGCAGGTGGCTTCTGACGGCCCGCTGACGGTAGCTCTGGATGTCACCATCACCCCGGAACTCGAAGCGGAAGGCATGGCAAGGGATCTCGTCAACAGGATCCAGAACATCCGTAAGGAAAAAGATTTTGAGGTGACAGACAGGATAAAAGTGAAGGTCGAAAAACATATTGCCCTGGATAATGCGCTGGAACTTTTTGGGGATTATATCAATAATGAAACCCTGGCGAATGAGCTCACCCTCGTCGGGGAGGTACCTGGCGGACAGGAAGTTGAACTTCCCGGGGAAGTAAAGGTCATGATTTCGGTGGAGAAGGTTTAGTGGGTTACTGGTTTCTCGTTGCTGGTTTCTCGTTTCTCGTTGCTGGTTACTTGTTGCTGGTTCCCTCATTGCGTGCCGCGGATGTCGCATTGCTCCATTACTGGTTGACTTGTCACAATATTGCTTGAGCTGACTGTTTACTTGTTGCTGGCCGGGCTATTGGAATAATACCGGGGAAGGAAAACAATGGGCATTAACGTTGCGTTCTATGGTAAAGAAGTATTGATTGGCGTGACAGATAATTTTTCCTTTTGAGAAAAATGCTATAAGGAACATCAAAAAATAACTTTCTCATTTGCATCCCGCGCCCCCGGCCCGCTAAAGGGGAGTACCCGTCCCAAATGAGTAAGTTGTTTTTTGAACATTAACTGAGGGACAAAAATAAATTGAACTATTTTGCGGCAGACTCCTCTTTAGGGTTGGGGCGAGTGAGAGCAATTGTTCAATTTAATTTTGTCCACCTGCTTACTAATTCAGAAAAATGAATGTTACAAAATATTTTCCGGCCGTATTGTTGCTTTTCCTGCTCCCGTTTGGTTTTTCAGGGTGCAAATCCTCTGATCCTCTGGCGGGTACCGGCGACCATTATGCCTGCAACGGTACCAATCCTTTTTGGAAATTGGACATTTCTACTGAGAAAATCTCTTTTGAGTTACTGAGCGGGGAAAAAGAGATCTACCCTTACAAGGCTCCCGTAACATCTGACAATCGCAAGTTATTTGTCACCTCCAGGGAAGTTGACGACGGAAAAAGCTGGCTGAAAATATCGATTGAGGAATCTTCCTGTTTTAATTCAGTAGCCGGAAAGAAATTCCCGTTCAAAGTTGAAGTTGACAAGGATGGTGAACTCTTTTATGGCTGCGGGGAATAAATCTCCCTTTCCCAAAAAGGGGCTAAAAGTTAAGTATTTCCTATCTTAGAGGTTTAGTAATTCTCGATCATTGATGCACACAGCCAAATTTTGAAAAATCTATACCTTACCAACCGGTTTTTTATGATACTGGGGGCACTCGTTGCCTTTTTTGCAGTGGCTTTTTTTGTGCCTGCATTTTTCCTGCTGGCGCAATTGTGCCTTGCAGCCCTGGTCTCAGTGGTGGTTTATGATATTTTCAGGTTATTCAAAAGATCGGTTCGGGTGCGGGTGCGCCGGCGGGTGCCCAAAATATTGTCCTTAAGTGATGAAAACAAAATTCATCTCGATTTACACAATCAGTCTGGGATACCGTTGAATATTTCCATCATTGATGAATTGCCCTTCCAGTTGCAGAAAAGGGATTTTCTGGAAAAAATGTCGCTTGACCCGGATGAAAAAGGCAGACTCACCTACGAAATTCGTCCGGTGGAGCGGGGAGAGCATCATTTCGGGGCCATCAACCTTTTTCTTTCAACCTCCGTTGGGCTGGTGGAAAAAAGATACCGACATGATTATTCCATGATGGTTCCTGTTTACCCCTCCATTATCCAGATGAAAGAGCTCGAACTTCGGGCTTTCAGCAAGATCAGCTTTTTCGAAGGCATAAAAAAAATTCGGAGGATCGGTCACAGTTATGAATTTGAGCAAATAAAAAATTACGTACAAGGAGATGATTACCGGGCGATCAACTGGAAGGCCAGCAGTCGGAAAGCTACTTTGATGGTCAACCAGTATGAGGATGAACGCTCGCAGCAAGTGTACAGCATCATCGATAAGAGTCGTTCCATGCGAATGCCCTTTGAGGGCTTGAGTTTGATGGATTATGCCATCAATTCCACCCTTGCCCTGTCAAATATCATTCTGAAAAAACACGACATGACCGGCCTGATCACTTTTTCCGACAAGATAGGGGCTACCATTAAGGCGGATGGACGACCTTACCAGTTACAAAAAATTTTGCAGGCTCTCTATAATGAAAAGGAAAGGCATACCGAGGCCAATTATGAAATCCTTTACCAAATTGCCAGGAAGTTGATCACGGGCAGAAGCCTCATCATGCTTTACACCAATTTCGAGAGTATGCATGCCCTGGACCGGATGTTGCCTATCCTGAGAAAGATCGGAAAAATTCACCTGCTTGTGGTGGTCTTTTTTGAAAATACCGAAATACGCGATTTTGCTTCCAAGGAGGTAGATACCCTGGAAGACATTTATCACCAGACTGTTGCCCAAAAATTTATTGCCGAAAAGATTCAGATGGTGCAAAAGCTTCGCAATTACGGCATCCAGGCCGTGCTCACCAAACCGGAAGATCTTTCCCTGAATACGGTAAATAAATACCTCGAATTGAAGGCCCGCGGCTTGATTTGACCTTTATTAGCCATTTTTTTGAGTTTAGTTGCCCGTTTTCGGAACTTTTCCATGTAACTGATGTATTATTGCATATAAATGGATTTTTTCTTAGTTCCAGCCCAAATAATCGCATAAAACAGGTATAAATACCTGTTTCATTGTTTCCAATCCTGCTGTATTATTGCGATACCATCTTTGCTGGGAATAAAATTTAAAACTTTCTCCAAATTTTTCGTTGGAGAGGTTTATCATTTTCTCTGAAATACTAACATCAATTGATTCTGAACAAAACCTATATTATTATGAAGGAAAAATTACTAATGTTTGTGATGCTGTGCCTAAGCAGTTACACAATGTTTTCCCAGTCTTTCGATCGGTCAGTGCTTGCCAGCGATGGCGCTACCAGCTCTATCGGAAGTGTTACCCTGGACTGGACCCTTGGAGAACTGGCCACCACAACGCTGGTTACCGAAAACGGTATGCTGACTCAAGGGTTTCACCAACCGCAACTTTCTGTTTCCACCTTACTATCTTATGAAAATCTGGAAGCTTTTTACCACGTGCAGGTTATGCCTAACCCGGTGTCTTCCTTATTGTACGTAAACGTTACTTCTGATCGGGAAGAAGCCTTAAGCGTTTACCTGCTCGACCTCAACGGGAAGGTACTGAAAAAGGAAAAAATCGATTTTCCTTTTGATCCGCTGCAGTTTGATATGACCAGGTATCCTTCGGGTTTATATGTCATTCGTGTAATCACGGAAGACCAGCATCCGATCGGATTATTCAAAGTAAACAAATTAGATTAACACTTAATTCCATAACGATTTTTTGAAAACGGTGGATCACCCTTTGGGGTTGGCTTGTCCTGTTTTTGGGAAATTATTTAAACTTCTGAAAAATGAAAAAAGTTTTTATACTTTTCGCTCTTACCCTTTTTACTGTGGTATCGCTCATGGCGCAGACGGTACCGGCAGGAATGAAATACCAGGCCGTAGCCAGAGATGCTAACGGCGAAGTGCTGGCCCTCAAGAGTGTGGGGCTGGAGATAAAACTGTTGGCCGCGGGCCCGACCGGAAAAACAGCTTATTGGGAAGTCCATCAGGTGACGACCAATATTTTAGGGTTGTTTACCATTACCATAGGGGAAGGCAAAAATAAAGCCGGAATCCTCCAGGAAGTTCCCTGGAGTAGTTATGAAATATGGATGAACGTTGGGCTTGACCCTGAAGGTGGCGAAAATTTCACGACCATCAGCACCACAAAACTCCTGACGGTTCCTTATGCTTTTCACGCCGGTACTGCGGATAACCTGGTTACAGAAACCGGAAGCGGAACAGAAAAAACAGCCGCTTTCTGGAAGGTGGACGGCAACGTCCTGACCAATCCGCTTTACCATTATGTTGGAACAAGAGATCACCTTGATTTTATTTTCAGAACCAACAATATAGAGCGTATGCGTATCACCAAAGACGGTGATGTGTATATGAAAAACAGCCTTTTTATTGGAGCCA
This sequence is a window from Lewinellaceae bacterium. Protein-coding genes within it:
- a CDS encoding isoleucine--tRNA ligase, encoding MYQEFKNLDLPKIDAEMLRFWEENDIFHKSVNQRDPENSWVFYEGPPSANGKPGIHHVMARTIKDLFCRYRSMKGQRVQRKGGWDTHGLPVELGVEKDLGITKEDIGKTITIAEYNRHCRESVMRYKDMWDDITRKMGYWVDLDDPYITYKNEYIESVWWLLRQLYDKGLLYKGFTIQPYSPAAGTGLSSHELNMPGAYQMIKDTSAIAQFKVKGSENEYFLAWTTTPWTLPSNTALAVGKNITYVKVRTYNRYTQVPTTVILAKDRLSFYFSEANPDLQPEEVKANNKPIPYIEIIGEVKGAELEGMEFEQLMPYVQPDKPAFRVLIGDFVSTTDGTGIVHIAPTFGADDFMVAKKNDIPPLMVKDANGKAIPLVDDQGRFVPEVTDFAGRYVKDYGQVEERPVDVDIVIKLKEENKLFLSEKYEHSYPHCWRTDRPVLYYPLDSWFIRASAAKERMFELNDSINWKPKSTGDGRFGKWLENLQDWNLSRSRYWGIPLPIWRTEDGKYEKCIGSVEELKEEIKRANEKLGKNQVSPEDLHRPFIDDVVLVADNGEPMTRETDLIDVWFDSGAMPYAQWHYPFENKEVFERSFPADFIAEGVDQTRGWFYTLHAIATMVFDKVAFKTVVSNGLVQDKEGKKMSKRLGNAVEPFETIETYGADATRWYMLSNAQAWDNLKFDLAGLDEVRRKFFGTLYNTYAFFVLYANVDQFKYTEADIPLEKRPEIDRWIISLLNTLVQEVDAEYGNYEATNAARKIMTFVDDHLSNWYVRLCRRRFWKGDYSEDKIAAYQTLYECLVTIMKLMAPLAPFFSDWMFRNLNSVTGKENLESIHLADFPKADESVIDKALEERMDYAQRIASLVLSLRKKDKMRVRQPLKRILLPVLNDNFREQVDGVKDLILAEVNVKELEYIVDTSGVISKKVKPNFKTLGKRLGKDMKEAMDVISALGQEEIGLIEKTGTFALSVNGATYDLTLEDFEILTEDIPGWQVASDGPLTVALDVTITPELEAEGMARDLVNRIQNIRKEKDFEVTDRIKVKVEKHIALDNALELFGDYINNETLANELTLVGEVPGGQEVELPGEVKVMISVEKV
- a CDS encoding SprB repeat-containing protein — encoded protein: MGGAKWRYPGGNRAKFNRITEAGFYSVIVTNAYGCQTSLGPVEIVMCPGIDELNIESTPTCENEMDGSIHLAVTGGIAPFTYQWSNGATSANLSGIPGGTYSVTVTDANGCTATGEETVTEYPVPQIDADIMLSSCANIANGEISLNINSAIPYQIEWSNGATTATLSNLTGGDYTVTVTDDNGCLVSEIFSTLPTEPQAEMPYIKKVQVFSEAVSNGTQTLIYDGEWVPASSGCIVFTGGMESISDELFASMDNGDQMFYIEATTSKILDDLNLVVGGIPAYDPGGGEENFGLSRL
- a CDS encoding DUF58 domain-containing protein, whose product is MILGALVAFFAVAFFVPAFFLLAQLCLAALVSVVVYDIFRLFKRSVRVRVRRRVPKILSLSDENKIHLDLHNQSGIPLNISIIDELPFQLQKRDFLEKMSLDPDEKGRLTYEIRPVERGEHHFGAINLFLSTSVGLVEKRYRHDYSMMVPVYPSIIQMKELELRAFSKISFFEGIKKIRRIGHSYEFEQIKNYVQGDDYRAINWKASSRKATLMVNQYEDERSQQVYSIIDKSRSMRMPFEGLSLMDYAINSTLALSNIILKKHDMTGLITFSDKIGATIKADGRPYQLQKILQALYNEKERHTEANYEILYQIARKLITGRSLIMLYTNFESMHALDRMLPILRKIGKIHLLVVVFFENTEIRDFASKEVDTLEDIYHQTVAQKFIAEKIQMVQKLRNYGIQAVLTKPEDLSLNTVNKYLELKARGLI
- a CDS encoding T9SS type A sorting domain-containing protein; the encoded protein is MKEKLLMFVMLCLSSYTMFSQSFDRSVLASDGATSSIGSVTLDWTLGELATTTLVTENGMLTQGFHQPQLSVSTLLSYENLEAFYHVQVMPNPVSSLLYVNVTSDREEALSVYLLDLNGKVLKKEKIDFPFDPLQFDMTRYPSGLYVIRVITEDQHPIGLFKVNKLD